TCTTCTGCGTGCCTTTTCCTCTCCATTCCTCCCCTTTCCTGAGGGTCTGGATCTAGGAGAATGATTCATTTCCTTCCCTGCCACAGCAGAGGCATTGGGAAAGAAGCCAAGCCACTGACCCAGGATGGCCCAGCACTTGTGGGGACTGCCCAGGAACAGCCCCTTGCTTCTGTAGCCCCCCCAGTGACCCAAAAGGTCCTCTTTCTCCCCAAAGCAGACGTCGCAGATAGGGCAACAGTAGACCCTCTGCTTCCAGTGAGTCTGCTGGTGCCGGATCAGCCCGGAGAATAAAGTGAAGGACTTGCCACAGTGGAAGCAGCGGTTGGACTGCTCTGTGAAGTGGGCCTTCTGATGACTGGAGAGACGGGTTTTCTTGCTAAAAGTCAAGGGACaatgagggcaagagaagacctTGAGTCTTGAAGGCTTCTCTGGGTGAGAGGTGGACTTGGTGTTCAGGCGTGTGGCTCGCATGTTGGTTGCCAGGGTCCTGGTcacaggctctggggctgggGTCCTGGTCACAGGCTCTGGGTCTGTAATAACTGGGGCCTGAGCGATTACCAGGTTCTTGGTGGCAGGTGCCTTGTTCTTGTCTATTGACGGCTGGGGCTGAGTCTTGGGACCCTTGGTTTTAAGTGTGGGTCCTTGGGTCCCAGCCACTGGTGCATGGTTCCCTGTTGCCAGCCCCTGTAATCCAGCTCTGGTATCCAGAGTCCTCACAATATGCTTCTGGTTTCCAGCCCCCAGCTTCTGGCCTTGGTGCGTCTTCTGGTGGCGTTTGAGCTCAGACTGGTCCCGGAAGCACTTCCCACAGAAGGGGCACGCATGGGGCCGGTAGCCCAGATGGACACGGCGGTGACGGCTCAGTCCAGAAGCATCGCAGTAGGTCTTGCCACAGAGCGAGCAGCAGAAGGGCCTCTCCCTGAGTTGCTTGCGCTGGCCGGAGCTGAGGTCCTTGGGGTTCTGGAAGGACTTCCCACACTGGGCGCTGTTGTGAACAAGCTGGTGGTTATAAAGGCTGGAGCGCTTGCTGAAGCACTTGCCACAGGTGTGACAGGTAAAGGCTGGCCAAGCCCAGGATTCTGGCAACGCTGGTGTCTTGTCCGGGGACCCAGTTGGAGCAGAGGTTGGGCCCGAGCCTCTGTGAGCAAGGGAGGCCTTCTTGTCATCAACAGTCCCCTCATCTCCCAAACTCTGACTCTGTTCTTGGCGTTCCTCCTTCTCACCTCCTGGAGGGAATGAGGAAGAATGATGGGATTCATCACGACAGCCCTGACACAGCTCTCTGTTCAGCCCACACTGCTTCCTCTCCCACCCGACATTCACCCTCACTCTTACACCTCAGAGACCAGAGATAAGAATAAACTTTTGGGTTTTCAaattaaaagcattaaaaaatttaactGGAATCTTCCAACAATATTGGAGATCAAAAATTTAACCACATTTCTGGAaatccatttcttttcattttcttttttcaattactgaagtatagtttattaacAATGTGTGTGTTAATTCCTCTCATTTGCAATATTGATCATACTCCCAGACACCCCAGATATCCACATGACCTCATAATATATCATGAGGAATGGGACACTTGGACGACCAGAGGTGATATTAAGAATCAAGCTGAGGTGAGAAGCATAAACCAGAACTGTCCCAGCAAACCAGGAATGGGGTCAGCTCAGACTTAAATTTCTCTCAAGTCCTTATTCTACTCTCAGGAACAAGTCATCCTTAGTCCAACTCGGCATCAAGCTTATCTCctatccctttctttttctcttgggaAGGACTTTTTAATCAAGAGGCTATCACTGCCATAAGCAACTGACATGGAATCTCTCAGTCTCTGGAAACTGAAGATATTCACTTGTCCCGAATGGCTCAGATACTCATCTTCTTGATGCCAGGGGACTTAAGCAGGTGATGTCCAGGCAGGAAGGATGCAAGCTAGGACCAGGGATACAGAGCCCTGTTCCTCTTAGGCATTTCCATGCTCCTGAGGCAGGTCCTAGGCC
The sequence above is a segment of the Capra hircus breed San Clemente chromosome 23, ASM170441v1, whole genome shotgun sequence genome. Coding sequences within it:
- the ZFP57 gene encoding zinc finger protein 57 homolog isoform X1 produces the protein MEPSQPWGPGQAWIKLKRDSMEEKVSDQPKPVEPEQKLLPQVDEEGLPKAQKGEGWWKAWVKKPVTFEDVAVNFTQEEWKCLDASQKVLYQDVISETVRNLMSVDLIAKLEQEKKQWEADLCSPNGEGFHSGGEKEERQEQSQSLGDEGTVDDKKASLAHRGSGPTSAPTGSPDKTPALPESWAWPAFTCHTCGKCFSKRSSLYNHQLVHNSAQCGKSFQNPKDLSSGQRKQLRERPFCCSLCGKTYCDASGLSRHRRVHLGYRPHACPFCGKCFRDQSELKRHQKTHQGQKLGAGNQKHIVRTLDTRAGLQGLATGNHAPVAGTQGPTLKTKGPKTQPQPSIDKNKAPATKNLVIAQAPVITDPEPVTRTPAPEPVTRTLATNMRATRLNTKSTSHPEKPSRLKVFSCPHCPLTFSKKTRLSSHQKAHFTEQSNRCFHCGKSFTLFSGLIRHQQTHWKQRVYCCPICDVCFGEKEDLLGHWGGYRSKGLFLGSPHKCWAILGQWLGFFPNASAVAGKEMNHSPRSRPSGKGRNGEEKARRRRKADKAVKVLEGK
- the ZFP57 gene encoding zinc finger protein 57 homolog isoform X2 — translated: MEPSQPWGPGQAWIKLKRDSMEEKVSDQPKPVEPEQKLLPQVDEEGLPKAQKGEGWWKAWVKPVTFEDVAVNFTQEEWKCLDASQKVLYQDVISETVRNLMSVDLIAKLEQEKKQWEADLCSPNGEGFHSGGEKEERQEQSQSLGDEGTVDDKKASLAHRGSGPTSAPTGSPDKTPALPESWAWPAFTCHTCGKCFSKRSSLYNHQLVHNSAQCGKSFQNPKDLSSGQRKQLRERPFCCSLCGKTYCDASGLSRHRRVHLGYRPHACPFCGKCFRDQSELKRHQKTHQGQKLGAGNQKHIVRTLDTRAGLQGLATGNHAPVAGTQGPTLKTKGPKTQPQPSIDKNKAPATKNLVIAQAPVITDPEPVTRTPAPEPVTRTLATNMRATRLNTKSTSHPEKPSRLKVFSCPHCPLTFSKKTRLSSHQKAHFTEQSNRCFHCGKSFTLFSGLIRHQQTHWKQRVYCCPICDVCFGEKEDLLGHWGGYRSKGLFLGSPHKCWAILGQWLGFFPNASAVAGKEMNHSPRSRPSGKGRNGEEKARRRRKADKAVKVLEGK
- the ZFP57 gene encoding zinc finger protein 57 homolog isoform X3, whose product is MEPSQPWGPGQAWIKLKRDSMEEKVSDQPKPVEPEQKLLPQVDEEGLPKAQKGEGWWKAWVKKPVTFEDVAVNFTQEEWKCLDASQKVLYQDVISETVRNLMSVGGEKEERQEQSQSLGDEGTVDDKKASLAHRGSGPTSAPTGSPDKTPALPESWAWPAFTCHTCGKCFSKRSSLYNHQLVHNSAQCGKSFQNPKDLSSGQRKQLRERPFCCSLCGKTYCDASGLSRHRRVHLGYRPHACPFCGKCFRDQSELKRHQKTHQGQKLGAGNQKHIVRTLDTRAGLQGLATGNHAPVAGTQGPTLKTKGPKTQPQPSIDKNKAPATKNLVIAQAPVITDPEPVTRTPAPEPVTRTLATNMRATRLNTKSTSHPEKPSRLKVFSCPHCPLTFSKKTRLSSHQKAHFTEQSNRCFHCGKSFTLFSGLIRHQQTHWKQRVYCCPICDVCFGEKEDLLGHWGGYRSKGLFLGSPHKCWAILGQWLGFFPNASAVAGKEMNHSPRSRPSGKGRNGEEKARRRRKADKAVKVLEGK